One window of Quercus robur chromosome 5, dhQueRobu3.1, whole genome shotgun sequence genomic DNA carries:
- the LOC126727014 gene encoding uncharacterized protein LOC126727014 isoform X1 translates to MEKALEEGKEKNWEKISRLRKPYLAALGGQWDVMKSFFDKNRAQLCSQMTVEEDTAFHIAAYSEEKELLQHLVNLLPATSSLFDALNKKNQHGNNTLHEVAATDRVKTANFLVEKLQEPSQLYSGEGTLEDLLKAENNLGETPIYRAVALGQTKMANYLATKVGDLSSHFRRRKDKMSILHIAVIGQHFDAAIWLLRKDRELAKKEEQNGLTCLHLLAKMPHVFRSYSEYTYMAKLKKFLYYCLPSQFEDDDVSDDGNEAQIPSSDQINTFFVFLHLYAIMLLTKYFIQSAAILIKRYRAMWRAIAKGWPAIDKLWKMKRMHSSASELTELLVEADYTWKDFSHELNNEATISLEKVDTSVDKDRGDFLYLCQKMFDLVREQGQTSGTKEVGGEGTSKGQPTERNHQKSYHPLLEAASNGIVEIFDKMTESYPQVIEYISDDEKNILHVAIGHRQWDIFHRVKKMKVIMKCRLASRIDKNGNTLLHHVAEGKRYYGRESREQAAGPAFQLQEELSWLKHVRNIIPSHYIIHCNNKGKTADELFQETHAGLLELAQKWIKETSQSCSAVSVLVATVVFAAAYTVPGGNDASGRPNFIDSPFFVLFTIMDVISLACSLTSVVMFLSILSSPFEYENFKASLPRKLLIGFTMLFFSVTTTMLSFAATIFLLLHFQKKAWTKTLIYTAAFLPVSMFALMQFPLYAAFNKLLHTLTKKIKKKVYPEKFLPPYLRTKKLNKLS, encoded by the exons ATGGAGAAAGCTTTGGAggaaggaaaagagaaaaattgggAAAAGATTTCAAGGCTAAGGAAGCCTTATCTGGCAGCCTTGGGCGGACAGTGGGACGTCATGAAAAGCTTCTTCGATAAAAATCGCGCGCAACTCTGTTCTCAGATGACAGTAGAAGAGGACACTGCGTTTCATATTGCAGCATACAGTGAAGAAAAGGAACTGCTTCAACATTTGGTTAACTTACTACCAGCCACCTCTAGTTTGTTCGACGCCTTAAACAAGAAGAACCAACATGGTAATAATACTTTGCACGAGGTGGCCGCGACTGACAGAGTTAAAACAGCAAATTTCTTGGTTGAAAAACTCCAAGAGCCATCTCAACTCTATTCAGGCGAAGGCACACTAGAAGATCTTCTCAAGGCTGAAAACAATCTGGGTGAAACCCCGATATATAGGGCCGTTGCCCTCGGTCAGACAAAAATGGCCAACTATTTGGCTACTAAAGTTGGGGATTTAAGTTCTCACTTTCGAAGAAGAAAAGACAAAATGTCCATTCTCCATATTGCTGTCATAGGCCAACACTTTG ACGCCGCTATATGGCTACTGAGAAAGGACAGGGAACTTGCAAAAAAGGAGGAACAAAATGGCCTGACATGTCTTCACCTGCTAGCGAAAATGCCACATGTTTTCAGAAGTTATTCGGAATATACCTACATGGCCAAACTGAAGAAATTCCTCTATTATT GCCTTCCTAGTCAGTTCGAGGATGATGACGTTTCTGATGATGGTAATGAAGCTCAAATACCGTCAAGTGATCAAATAAACACTTTCTTTGTATTCCTTCATTTGTATGCTATTATGCTTCTAACCAAGTATTTTATTCAAAGTGCagcaattttaattaaaagatacaGAGCTATGTGGAGGGCCATAGCTAAAG GATGGCCGGCTATCGATAAACTctggaagatgaagagaatgCATTCATCAGCTTCAGAACTCACCGAGTTGCTAGTAGAGGCAGATTATACGTGGAAGGATTTTTCTCACGAATTAAATAATGAAGCCACTATTTCCTTAGAGAAAGTAGACACCTCTGTTGACAAAGATAGAGGCGATTTCCTCTATCTTTGTCAAAAGATGTTTGACCTTGTTCGCGAACAAGGTCAAACATCTGGTACAAAGGAAGTGGGCGGAGAAGGCACATCCAAGGGACAACCCACTGAAAGAAATCATCAGAAATCTTACCACCCATTGCTTGAAGCAGCCAGCAATGGCATAGTAGAAATATTTGACAAGATGACTGAATCGTATCCACAGGTAATTGAGTACATCAGTGACGATGAGAAAAACATATTGCATGTGGCCATTGGCCACCGTCAGTGGGATATATTTCATCGGGTAAAGAAGATGAAAGTGATAATGAAATGTAGATTGGCTTCACGGATTGATAAGAATGGCAACACCCTATTGCATCATGTTGCAGAAGGGAAGAGATATTATGGGAGAGAGTCAAGAGAACAAGCTGCAGGTCCTGCTTTCCAATTGCAAGAGGAATTGAGTTGGCTTAAG CACGTGCGGAATATAATTCCCTCCCATTATATCATTCACTGCAACAATAAAGGTAAGACTGCAGACGAGTTATTTCAAGAAACACATGCTGGCCTCCTCGAGCTGGCGCAAAAGTGGATAAAGGAGACCTCTCAATCGTGCTCTGCAGTTTCTGTCCTTGTTGCCACTGTAGTTTTCGCTGCTGCCTACACCGTCCCTGGAGGTAACGATGCTTCAGGCCGTCCTAATTTCATCGACTCTCCATTCTTCGTCCTCTTCACCATCATGGATGTTATTTCCCTTGCGTGCTCCTTGACTTCTGTAGTCATGTTCCTCTCCATCCTCTCGTCTCCATTTGAGTATGAAAATTTCAAGGCATCTCTCCCTCGGAAGTTACTAATAGGCTTCACAATGCTCTTCTTCTCCGTGACAACGACCATGCTTTCTTTTGCAGCAACTATTTTTCTCCTCCTTCATTTTCAAAAGAAAGCTTGGACTAAAACTCTGATTTATACTGCTGCATTCCTTCCTGTCTCTATGTTTGCGCTTATGCAGTTCCCGTTGTATGCTGCATTCAACAAATTATTGCACACCCTTaccaagaaaataaagaagaaggtATATCCCGAAAAATTCCTTCCTCCTTACTTGAGGACCAAGAAGCTCAATAAACTCTCATGA
- the LOC126727014 gene encoding uncharacterized protein LOC126727014 isoform X2 yields the protein MEKALEEGKEKNWEKISRLRKPYLAALGGQWDVMKSFFDKNRAQLCSQMTVEEDTAFHIAAYSEEKELLQHLVNLLPATSSLFDALNKKNQHGNNTLHEVAATDRVKTANFLVEKLQEPSQLYSGEGTLEDLLKAENNLGETPIYRAVALGQTKMANYLATKVGDLSSHFRRRKDKMSILHIAVIGQHFDAAIWLLRKDRELAKKEEQNGLTCLHLLAKMPHVFRSYSEYTYMAKLKKFLYYCLPSQFEDDDVSDDAILIKRYRAMWRAIAKGWPAIDKLWKMKRMHSSASELTELLVEADYTWKDFSHELNNEATISLEKVDTSVDKDRGDFLYLCQKMFDLVREQGQTSGTKEVGGEGTSKGQPTERNHQKSYHPLLEAASNGIVEIFDKMTESYPQVIEYISDDEKNILHVAIGHRQWDIFHRVKKMKVIMKCRLASRIDKNGNTLLHHVAEGKRYYGRESREQAAGPAFQLQEELSWLKHVRNIIPSHYIIHCNNKGKTADELFQETHAGLLELAQKWIKETSQSCSAVSVLVATVVFAAAYTVPGGNDASGRPNFIDSPFFVLFTIMDVISLACSLTSVVMFLSILSSPFEYENFKASLPRKLLIGFTMLFFSVTTTMLSFAATIFLLLHFQKKAWTKTLIYTAAFLPVSMFALMQFPLYAAFNKLLHTLTKKIKKKVYPEKFLPPYLRTKKLNKLS from the exons ATGGAGAAAGCTTTGGAggaaggaaaagagaaaaattgggAAAAGATTTCAAGGCTAAGGAAGCCTTATCTGGCAGCCTTGGGCGGACAGTGGGACGTCATGAAAAGCTTCTTCGATAAAAATCGCGCGCAACTCTGTTCTCAGATGACAGTAGAAGAGGACACTGCGTTTCATATTGCAGCATACAGTGAAGAAAAGGAACTGCTTCAACATTTGGTTAACTTACTACCAGCCACCTCTAGTTTGTTCGACGCCTTAAACAAGAAGAACCAACATGGTAATAATACTTTGCACGAGGTGGCCGCGACTGACAGAGTTAAAACAGCAAATTTCTTGGTTGAAAAACTCCAAGAGCCATCTCAACTCTATTCAGGCGAAGGCACACTAGAAGATCTTCTCAAGGCTGAAAACAATCTGGGTGAAACCCCGATATATAGGGCCGTTGCCCTCGGTCAGACAAAAATGGCCAACTATTTGGCTACTAAAGTTGGGGATTTAAGTTCTCACTTTCGAAGAAGAAAAGACAAAATGTCCATTCTCCATATTGCTGTCATAGGCCAACACTTTG ACGCCGCTATATGGCTACTGAGAAAGGACAGGGAACTTGCAAAAAAGGAGGAACAAAATGGCCTGACATGTCTTCACCTGCTAGCGAAAATGCCACATGTTTTCAGAAGTTATTCGGAATATACCTACATGGCCAAACTGAAGAAATTCCTCTATTATT GCCTTCCTAGTCAGTTCGAGGATGATGACGTTTCTGATGATG caattttaattaaaagatacaGAGCTATGTGGAGGGCCATAGCTAAAG GATGGCCGGCTATCGATAAACTctggaagatgaagagaatgCATTCATCAGCTTCAGAACTCACCGAGTTGCTAGTAGAGGCAGATTATACGTGGAAGGATTTTTCTCACGAATTAAATAATGAAGCCACTATTTCCTTAGAGAAAGTAGACACCTCTGTTGACAAAGATAGAGGCGATTTCCTCTATCTTTGTCAAAAGATGTTTGACCTTGTTCGCGAACAAGGTCAAACATCTGGTACAAAGGAAGTGGGCGGAGAAGGCACATCCAAGGGACAACCCACTGAAAGAAATCATCAGAAATCTTACCACCCATTGCTTGAAGCAGCCAGCAATGGCATAGTAGAAATATTTGACAAGATGACTGAATCGTATCCACAGGTAATTGAGTACATCAGTGACGATGAGAAAAACATATTGCATGTGGCCATTGGCCACCGTCAGTGGGATATATTTCATCGGGTAAAGAAGATGAAAGTGATAATGAAATGTAGATTGGCTTCACGGATTGATAAGAATGGCAACACCCTATTGCATCATGTTGCAGAAGGGAAGAGATATTATGGGAGAGAGTCAAGAGAACAAGCTGCAGGTCCTGCTTTCCAATTGCAAGAGGAATTGAGTTGGCTTAAG CACGTGCGGAATATAATTCCCTCCCATTATATCATTCACTGCAACAATAAAGGTAAGACTGCAGACGAGTTATTTCAAGAAACACATGCTGGCCTCCTCGAGCTGGCGCAAAAGTGGATAAAGGAGACCTCTCAATCGTGCTCTGCAGTTTCTGTCCTTGTTGCCACTGTAGTTTTCGCTGCTGCCTACACCGTCCCTGGAGGTAACGATGCTTCAGGCCGTCCTAATTTCATCGACTCTCCATTCTTCGTCCTCTTCACCATCATGGATGTTATTTCCCTTGCGTGCTCCTTGACTTCTGTAGTCATGTTCCTCTCCATCCTCTCGTCTCCATTTGAGTATGAAAATTTCAAGGCATCTCTCCCTCGGAAGTTACTAATAGGCTTCACAATGCTCTTCTTCTCCGTGACAACGACCATGCTTTCTTTTGCAGCAACTATTTTTCTCCTCCTTCATTTTCAAAAGAAAGCTTGGACTAAAACTCTGATTTATACTGCTGCATTCCTTCCTGTCTCTATGTTTGCGCTTATGCAGTTCCCGTTGTATGCTGCATTCAACAAATTATTGCACACCCTTaccaagaaaataaagaagaaggtATATCCCGAAAAATTCCTTCCTCCTTACTTGAGGACCAAGAAGCTCAATAAACTCTCATGA